A part of Vibrio sp. B1FLJ16 genomic DNA contains:
- a CDS encoding TIGR01212 family radical SAM protein (This family includes YhcC from E. coli K-12, an uncharacterized radical SAM protein.): MQLHELVNTLGQDLQRRYGEKVHKLTLHGGFSCPNRDGTIGRGGCTFCNVASFADEEVQVKSIHDQLSDRAGEIQRAKKYLAYFQAYTSTYAEVQVLKSMYQEALKAADIVGLCVGTRPDCVPDAVLELLSDYVVQGYEIWLELGLQTANNDTLKRINRGHDFECYAEITKRARALGIKVCTHLIVGLPKETREHNVETMRKVLEAGTDGIKLHGLHVVEGSTMAKAWRAGKLEAPELEEYVAIASELIRMTPADIVFHRVSSAARRPTLLSPLWCENRWLAMTEIGRALDREGAQGSLTGKSFVYSKPDLKNQTADNRR; the protein is encoded by the coding sequence ATGCAGTTACATGAATTGGTCAATACATTAGGTCAGGATCTCCAGCGCCGTTACGGTGAAAAAGTTCACAAACTGACATTACATGGTGGTTTCAGCTGCCCAAACCGAGATGGCACGATAGGGCGTGGTGGATGCACATTTTGTAATGTTGCGTCGTTTGCTGACGAAGAAGTACAGGTCAAAAGTATCCATGATCAGTTAAGTGATCGTGCCGGGGAAATCCAGCGTGCGAAAAAGTATCTCGCCTATTTTCAGGCGTACACCAGTACTTATGCTGAAGTACAAGTCCTGAAGAGCATGTATCAGGAAGCCTTAAAAGCGGCGGATATAGTGGGGCTATGCGTGGGAACCCGTCCCGACTGTGTGCCGGATGCGGTATTAGAGTTGCTGTCTGATTACGTCGTCCAGGGGTATGAAATCTGGCTGGAGCTGGGTTTGCAGACTGCTAATAATGATACGCTTAAACGAATTAATCGTGGCCACGATTTTGAATGTTACGCGGAAATCACCAAACGCGCGCGCGCCCTGGGAATTAAAGTCTGTACCCATTTGATCGTAGGATTACCAAAAGAAACTCGAGAACATAACGTGGAAACGATGAGAAAAGTACTCGAGGCTGGTACGGATGGCATCAAACTACATGGCCTGCATGTTGTAGAAGGCAGCACAATGGCCAAAGCGTGGCGAGCTGGAAAGCTGGAAGCACCTGAATTAGAAGAGTACGTTGCGATAGCAAGTGAACTTATCCGTATGACACCGGCAGATATTGTATTCCACCGAGTGTCCTCAGCCGCTCGTCGTCCGACGCTGCTCTCTCCGCTCTGGTGTGAAAACCGTTGGTTAGCAATGACCGAAATTGGTCGGGCACTTGATAGAGAAGGAGCTCAGGGGAGTCTAACGGGTAAGTCATTTGTCTACAGTAAACCCGATTTAAAAAACCAAACTGCCGATAACAGAAGGTGA